ACAgccacctccaatcgatcagctgatcgattggactgatgttcaatcgatcggttgatcaattgacctccctttgacttTCTTAACTCAAGTCTAGAGTCCCCAAATCCAATatccggtcaatcgtgacctattgaatctcctcatgcctagcatacggtcaaccttgacctgccgggacttcttcaccaagtgtccggtcaatcctttaacccacttggatttttctcctcgtgcaaagtgtccggtcaaccttgacccatttggacttaccgtctcgtgctaagtgtccagtcctccataacctacttggacttccaccagatgatcggtcacccttgacccatctggatttcttcgtgccaagtatctggtcaattttttaacctacttgaacttcccaacaccaggtgttcgatcaactttgacccacctagatttccatgtacctagcttcactcactaggtctttacatttgcctagcttcactcactaggactttccatctgcctggcttcactcaccaagactttctatcTGCttgacttttacctagcttcactcactatgattttctcactgcctagtttcactcaccgggactttcacctgcctaatttCACTtactagatctttcacctgactctactcactaggattttccaattgcctagcttcactcactaggtctttcacctagcttcactcatcaggatttccaaatgcttggcttcactcaccaggacttccacctacctaacctccagttaagacttttccaatcaagtatccgatcaaccctttgacctacttgactcttcttcatatctaactggtcagttcttgaccagaggggaattgtattaacaatctccctaATTAGaggattgcatctgcaatctctatgtattgtcaaatatcgaaattcaaacatcaaaactcaagcttgaaccaACTCAAGTTCAGtcaatttggtcaaccttgacccagggatattgcaccaacaatatgtgTTAAAATAAGCATCAAAAtaatgaaacataagatttaacgaagtcgtcttattttatgatttaaagatgatcaatgaggatcattgcattttcttgaaaagagaaaaaggaaagtatgtcattttatcattatatgttgatgatatgctgatagctagAAATGACATAgagtatgtgaatgaagtcaaaaaGTGACTATCATCAGAATTTGATACAACgaatatgggagaagctgagtaCATGTTAGGGGTAAGATCATTAGAGattgtcctaaaagacttttgggtctattacaagagtcttatataaatatgTTACattatttcagcatgtctaaATGTAACTTTGAACATATACCTATTAtgaaaggtactattttgagTAAGAGTATGTATCtcaaaactccagaggaaataactgagatgaataaaaaactatataccagtgctattggtagtttgatgcacactatgttgtgtacacgtcttgatatcagctatgttgttggcttagtcagTTGTTTCCAGTCAAAACCAGGACCGAGATATTGGAAAgtggtaaaaaggatattcagatatctgaaggcgacaacagattattgtctctattttcaaTGATcaaatatgagtctgaaaggttattcagatgtagATTGAGCTGGGAacttggatgatagaaaatccacatcaggctatgcattcttgctgaatggtgacaCCATTTCATGGAAGAGCAAGAAACAaacttgtgtagctttgtcaacaatggaagctgaatatgttaCATATTTAGCGGTTGTggaagaagcagtctggttgagaaggttcctgaagcatctgaagattgctgaggatagtgggagtccagtaactgtctactgtgacagtcaagctgcaatagttttttccaaggatcccaaatatcatagcaaagataAACATATAGTTATAAAATATAACTTTGTGAGGGATATTATGTCTAAAAAAAGGTAATTCTTGAatatgtccctacacgtgctatgcttgcagatccttttattAAGCTAATTACTAGAAAgttatttaaagaacatgtaaagtttttgagacttcatagaatgtaacaatattgtaataataatcagatattgtgatttgattgtgtgATTTACCATAATTTATTTAGTGTATATGATTttattacattcatataagatcttagTGAGCATGTTGGTAGGTTGAGATTGGTTTACTCATATAgataatcatctctatttgttaagtacaaatagaggtaagaccattacttatgtgacaacttatgtagctgtgaacgGAGACATAtctataagttaaggtcgccttgataattgtatcaatttgagatcatttatatgttaataatgattgaagtaaatgaatccaccatttactgaacctgttgaagaCCGGATtgaaattcatatgttgaatttaggattagatattaggtatgtctagattaaaatttgtacgatgttaaatttgagaaaaacatatgctctttttagtaaagagaataacatcatagcatgtgattcataccacatgtgctattgtgaTAATAAAGGAAGTAGGAGAATagattcatatttctcaactatgTAAGACCTTTgaaattataagttaatttcagTTTTGctcttagtgactatttagctgtttacttgaagttttaatcagtgactGCTACTTTAGCATATATCCTatagctatggatgattcggtctatggagcataaccaAGTGACTGATTAAAATAAATAGATTCTAGCtcaaaggaagattaaatagatttacatcttttgatgttattcattggtcgacccatttctgttatatatagaaataattgtgaatattgaatatggaacatgcttttgacataatagtcatgATAAATGATTAGAGATTTCCATATTGATATAAATGAAGATTATTTGATCTATATAAAAAGTAAGACGTGGATATCTCTAAGATAATGGTTATATGCCACTTAGAAATTGGATGTTTCTTAGATAACGGATATGTACCGCTAGAAGAGAGGTTATATGCCATTATAAGAGTGTCTCTAATTCATTTGGATAAACGGTTAAGTAAAGTATaataactttattagcattgatatCTCAGAGAGTGGCTATgaaaggtgtaacaatctttttAGTAATTATCACTTAGTGTGTTTACTGTCGCACAAACTATTTTCTTTAAGTATGGGTTGGATGTTCTAATATAATCTTTGTGACTAAACTCTTATATAATCTATGTAATTTATTTAGTATTTGTGACTTAATTCTAATTTGATCTTTGTGACTTGACTTAGCTTGGATGAATTGAAGATGTTTGTAGTGGGGTGTGCACAGGATGTGCACGAGGAGAGCAGTTGCAATGCAACTGCACACATAGTTTTGCCCACTACTGATTGCTACGAGTAGCCCTCATCTATATATGTTCTAACGCCCAAGTGAAGAGTGAGACGAGCCTGAGTTTTGTATCGATGACAAGAACATCCAAGAATAGGTTAAGATTTGGTTTATGAATTTGTGAAGGACTTTTCGTATCTGTAATTGTTCTTTCGATGATGAGTACAAATCTTCCGACATCAAGCATGTTGGCACAGAATCGATGAATAGCAAAGGatgcaggaaaaaggaaaaaaaacaccaCACGTAGCACTAAAAAAAACACAGTAGCAAGGGGAGAAAAACTGCACAGGTGGAAAGCAATGCACAAATAACCGAAAATAGAAACTGGAGAAACTTTAGTTCTGAGATCTGATTTGTTTCACAGCTTCGACCCCTTTAAATACAACTCAAGTGCTAGGATTTAACCATAAGAATAGGatgactcataccactaaaatagGAAAGATTAAtatcacagaaaaataaataaataaatcatgaaCGAGAAGCTTGCGGAAGGAGAAATAAAACGTGGCCATGCCATGTCTGAATTATTTTCCTACATTTACTCCCCCTAATTCTGACATGGCTCTAAATCACGAACACCGAGTAGTTGTCGCATGACAACTAACTTCACTCCTGGTAGTGCTTTAGTTAATACATCAGCTCGCTGTTCTCCAGTATTAATGAACTCAACCACAATCTGTCCATTCTCAACAcattctctgataaaatgaaaTCTTGTATTTATATGCTTGCTTCGACCATGGAATACTGGATTCTTCATGAGTGCTATAGCAGATTTGTTGTCAACAAACAACGTTACCGGCTTTGGCTTTTCACCGGTTAATTCGCTAGTAAGACTCCTCAACCACAAAGCATGGCAGGCCGCAATTGTGGCTGCCATGAATTCTGCCTCACAAGATGAAAGCGCCACTGTCTTCTGTTTCTGTGAATTCCAGGACaccaaactttcattaaaatagaAAGTCATTCCACTTGTGTTTTTCCTCCCATCGAGATCGCCGGCTAAATCACTGAATGAGTAGCTGAATATACTAATTTCCTGGGGTCCCTTTATGTAAGTAAGTCCAAAATGTATTGTACCTTTCAAATACCTAAGAATCTGTTTGACCACTTTGTGATGTATGGTTGTAGGCCTTTCCATGTATCTGCTCGCCATCTCGACAGGATATGACAAGTCTGGTCGTGTGTGTAGCAAATATCTCAGGCAACCAATGACGCGTCTGTACTCTGTGGCATCAACTGGAGTCCCTTCCAAGTCTTTATGTAGTTGTGTCTTGGGTTCCATCGGATGTTTTGCGGCATTACAATCTGCCATCTTGAATTGAGATAGAATTTTCTTAGCATAAGTTGATTGTCTAAGTAAAATTCGGCTCTTCTGTTGTTCCACTTCAATCCCTAAGTAGTAGGAGAGAAGACCCAAATCactcatctcaaattctatcATCATTTGTTGCTTGAACTTGTTGATTCTTCCTGTGCTACTTCCTGTCATGATGAGGTCGTCgacatacactccaacaagtataCTTGCTTCTCCTTCACCTCTTGTATATACTGCATATTCTTGAATACATTTTTTGAAGCCGAGCTCTACTAGACTCCTGTTCAGCTGCATGTTCCAAGCTCGTGGAGTCTGCCGCAGTCCATAGAGGGCCTTGAATAACCTGTACACCTTATGTTTCTGATTTTGTACCTCAAACCCTTCCGGTTGAGAGACgtatatttcttcttctaactctctgTTAAGGAATGCTGACTTCACATCTAGATGGTGTACCTCCCAGCTTCGATTCCCTGCAAGTGCAAGAATGACTCGAATAGTATCAAGTCTAGCGATCGGTGCAAATACCTCTTCAAAGTCGATGCCTTGTCTTTGTACATAGCCTTTAGCAACTAATCTTGCTTTATACTTAACAACTTTCCCAGCTGAATCTTTCTTCAGTTTGTACACCCACTTTAGGCTAATAGGTTTGTGGCCTAATGGGAGCTCAGTTAGGGTCCAGGTCTTGTTCATCTTAATAGTTTCCAGTTCTTCCTCCATTGCTTCGTACCAGCAAGCCTGGGTTGCAGCCTCTTGGTAACAAGTCGGCTCTTCAGACATCATCAGCATTACCTCATTCTCTTGTTCATCAATACCAACCACTTCCTCAGTGTTGGCATAGATATCGGCAATGGACCTAAACCGAATTGGCCCTTCATGAGAGTTAGGTGAGGTAGTTGTATGGGTGCTCGATGATGATGTAGATGGACTTGATGCTCTTGTCATGGGTACCACGGCTGTTGCCGGTGGTGCGACATCTTCTGTTCCTGCCTCAATGTCTGCTACAACAATCACCTCGTCGGTGTCAAGTGCATCCTCCACCATAAACTCCGGTAAGTTTTCTTCATGGTTAGCACCTGCAGTCCATGTCCATTCACTATTTTCTTGGAATACTACATCTCTACTTACTTGTAGCTTGCCATGCCTTGGATCAAATAGACGATGAGCTTTGCAGCCTTCCTCGACACCCAAGTATACCATGGGTGAACTTCTGTCGTCAAGTTTCTTCAGGTGAGGGGTTGTATTTTTCACGTATGCAACACAACCGAACACTCTCAAGTGGGCGAGATGTGACTTTCTCCCTATCCAGGCTTCAAATGGGGTACGGTCTCCTAGCGCCTTAGTTGGGAGATGATTTAGCAGATAGACAGCATGCCTAACTGCCTCTCCCCAGAACCTTGCCGGCATATGTGTACCTTTGAGGAGAGATATTGCCATGGCCATCACAGTGCGATTACGACGCTCTACAacgccattctgttggggtgtgtagGGAGCCGTAAGGTGCCGCTCGATCCCTTCATTTTTACAGAATCGAGtgaactctgtggatagaaactcACCGCCACGGTCTGTTCGAAGTGTTTTGATTTTGTATTCAGTCGTGTTCTCCGTCACGGACTTGAATTTCTTGAATGCTTGGAATACATCTTTATTTGCTGCCAATACAAATACCCACATCTATCTTGTACAATCATCAAcaatcaaaaagaaatatttgTTACCAGCCAGTGTACTTGGTGAAATTGGCCCGCAAATATCAGCATGGAGAAGTTCCAACGGCTTTGTTGCTCTAAAGTTTGCTTGGTGCGGGAATGGTGACCTTGCATGTTTAGCGACCACATATACCTCGCAAAGCTTGTTCGGCTGGGGCAATGGAGGCACATCAATTGCCAATTTCTTCTCCCCTAATAGCTTCAAATCGTGAAAATTGACATGTCCGAGCCTTGTGTGCCATAACCAGGTTGGGTCTTCTAGGCTTGCTAGGAGACAGACTTGCTTGCATGTCTTCAAGGTTACCTTGTACAAACCATTTTGTGTTCGCTTTACCCGCATCAAGAGcttcccgctcctatcaatcaccttcatgATATCTTTCTCCATGTGCACTTTGTTCCCAGTTTCTGTCAATTGACCgagacttatgatattactacaaagtttcgGAATGTAGTATACCTCGTGGAGAGCCTTCCGATCGCCATTCTTGCATTCGAATACAACCGtccccttgcccatgatctcaatggttgatccatcACCAAATCTCACCCTCCCGGTGATGGTTTTatctagttcttgaaacttctcgCGATGGCCAGTCATGTGATTGCTGGCACCGTTGTCAAGGTACTAGACGTCTTTATCTTCTTTCTTAACGCCGCGGTACATCTCCGGTAGCAACCTATCTTCACTGAGCAGAATGGTATCCTGCCGCTCACGCCTAGTGTCAGACTCCTCGTGGGACACGGTCATCATCAGTGTCGGCTCTTCATCGGTGGCAcaagtgaggtgagcctcatcATCACGCCGCTTGTTGTAGCATTCGGATGCATAATGTCCCATTTTCTCGCAATTGAAACATTTTATATGTCTCTTGTCTCGAGTGCCACTGTTGTTGCCGCTAGTCCCTCCTGCACTGTCTTGGCGTTGCGTACCACGGCCACGACCGCGCCCTCGCCCACGTCCACGCCATTTGCCACGACTAGGGCTGCTGGACCCACGCCCCTTTCCTCCTGACGAAGTGTCCACGTTGCTCCCCTTCTGTCGCATTTGCCATTCGGCATGAGTTAATAGGAGCTCACCTTCAGTGCCATTGGTGTTGCTGCGTAGTCGTAGCGTTCGTTCTTCGTACGCCTTCAGTCGCCCTATAGCCTCCTCAAATGGTATAGACTCAAGGTCGTAGAATTGCTCAATACCAGCAACAATAGGAAAGAATTTATCAGGGACAGAATCGAGCAATTTTTTTACCAACGAGAAATCTTCAAGCGTGGCACCAAGGGTGGAGAACTTGCTGCTTAGGGCGCtgagtttgccagcaaactcatcaatcATTTCGGTCTCTTTCATCTGGAGAGCGTCAAACTTGCTCTTCAATGTTTGTACTTCACCCGATCACTACCAAGGTACCTCGTCTTGAGACTGTCCCAGACTTTCTTCGCCGTCTTCTTTGTTGCGATCTGGAGaaggatgtcttcggggacacacTGCAGGATGTATGCACGTGCCTTTTTGTCCTTCTTTGCATCCACCTGGGCTCCTTCCGCTGGCTCCACCGCCTCCCAGACTCCTTGGGCATCAAGGATCGCCTCTGTCTTTATTGCCCACACAGTATAATTGTGAGGATTTAGCATCGGATAGGGAAATGACACTCCGCCGTTCTCCTTTACTGGGATGCTCGACATTTTATGGAATCGTAGATTCTTGGATGTCTTATACTACtaacgctctgataccaagtgttGGCACAGAATCGATGAATAACAAAGGatgcaggaaaaaggaaaaaaaacactaCACATAGTACTAAAAAAAACACAGTAGCAAGGGGAGAAAAACTGCACAGGTGGAAAGCAATGCACAAATAACCGAAAATAGAAACTGGAGAAACTTTAGTTCTGAGATCTGATTTGTTTCACAACTTCGACCCCTTTAAATACAACTCAAGTGATAGGATTTAACCATAAGAATAggataactcataccactaaaatagGAAAGATTAAtatcacagaaaaataaataaataaatcatgaaCGAGAAACTTACGGAAGGAGAAATAAAACGTGGTCATGCCATGTCCGAATTATTTTCCTACAAAGCATCCATCTATAGTGCCACAAGAACAAGGGGATCATGACAGTCGAGAGGGCAAGTGTAATCCCCTTATTATTGTTGTCACTTGTCCTCTTGACTGTCGTAATTTACCTCTTTTGTGATGGTCTGAAATAGAGTGCAATGGAGACGCTGGGGACGAACGATTTCGTCTTTTGCCACACAAGAACAAAGGAATCAGttattcttctcctcctccacttCTTAGAGAGAGAAGCGAGGAAGAGTGTTGCTGTTCATCGCCGGAGAGAGGTTCCAAGTCCAGCAACCCAAGGGGCGGTGGGGGAGGAGATCTTCCCCTCCCTCACCGGCGGTGGACCATCACCACCGGCGCCGGCGAGAGCTCCGGCGAGGTTCTCCGGCCACTCAAGAAGGAGAGCAAGAGGAGCTTGAAGACCACTGCCAAGTGCCAAAGGCTCTTCATCGGTGCAAAGGAGGGGGAGGTTCTTGGGTCCGGCCTCCTCCGGTCGTGCAAGGACACTACCGTCCCACACCACCACCAACTGGAGTCATCTTCGAGCATGATCGGAGGACTTGGCTCGAAGGGGAGGCAAGCTACAAAGGTTTTTTTCGGCAGCAGGAAATCAAAAGGAAATGACAGTGAACTCAAGGAGGCGAGCACTCTTTCCTCACAGATCAGTGGGAGTGCTACAAAGGTTGTGCCGACGATCGCAGGTGGCTATTTTCCGGCGGAAGTCATATAAGGCGCCTGCCGGCCATTTCACCGGCTGTCCCGGAGTGTCCACGGAGAACAGGTGACGAGAGCAGTGGTAGGTGGTGCCATGGTGCTCACTGGTCGGTGGGAAGGCAAGGAACACAAGTCATTCGGCGGCAGCAGCTACTTCCAGTGACCAGTTTTGTCCGATGAAGTCTTGGTGTAGCATTCTTCGAATCCGTGGCCAGCAAGGCAAGGGGAGGACGATGTCAAGTTTTGCAACTCAAAGTCAAAGTGAACGGAGAGGCAGATGGGTTCCAGTCTGGCACGTCACCGTCAAATGTTGATTTGCAGCTGCACGGCATGTTAATATTTGATCTGAGTCAAAAGGAGCACAGTTGGTTAAATTGATTTCAGTCAAAGATGGCACGACAGCTCAAAATCGCAATCAGTCAAACTGTTACGGCAATAAAAGTTGGAAGTCAGAGTTTGACACGGAATTCAAGTTCGAATTCAGTTTTGGTTGGGTATCAGAATTTGGTGCTACACGGCGTTTGCAAAAGGCACAGCTTTTTCAGATTTGGTTTCAGACAAAACAGATTGGTTTCAGTCAAAGATGACACATCTTTTTCAGATTTGGTTTCAGACAAAACAGATTAGTTGACAGAGATGGTCCCAATTCGAATTCAGTCTTAGTTGTTAActgtatttaaatttgaattcagaGTTTACacagtattttcaaatttgatttcagttttggCTCGGCATTTGTTATCCGGAAGTTTGCCAAGTTTCTAAGGGTTAACAGAGAAGAGTGCTCCACATCTCAAAACTGTCGGAAGATTGTCAAGTTTGTGCCGATGATCACAAAGAGTTAACTGTTCCGGTTAACATCAAATAGGGCATCGTCGGTTGATGTACGTAGAATGAGTGTGAAGGGGCAATGATTAGTGCTACCATGGTGCTCATAGGCCGGCGGAAGGCCAGGGTATGTGAGTCTTAGCTGACGGCAGCACTTTTCGATGACTAGCTGAGCTTTGCAGCTCTCCGGCAATACTTGGGAGGGAAGAGGGCTGAGGGCACCTTGAGATCCATGGTAGCAACGGGACAAGGAGACACTGTTGAGTTCTGATGGTGTCCTTTGCATGACGGATGACCAGAGTTAGTTTGTTGGGATGGAGAGTCCAGATAGACACAGCCTCGACACTGAGACATTCATTAGTGATAGTGACGTGTGTTTTTGATTGTGTGGTTGTGCTTATACTTGAGATCATGATTAATTGTGATCATGGTGGCTGCACACACCAACTTATCATTACGATACCAATGTATAGCTTTATGCGACATGGTATCATTAGACAGTATTATAAATTTCTCATTCTGATTTGACATTGATTCGGATATGACGAGCAAACGGAAATCTATATATCATAGATTACTGTACATTTATTTCACTTCATATACATAATTTATCTTATAAAAAAAACAAGAACAAAGGATCGATCCTG
This region of Zingiber officinale cultivar Zhangliang chromosome 9A, Zo_v1.1, whole genome shotgun sequence genomic DNA includes:
- the LOC122019490 gene encoding uncharacterized protein LOC122019490 translates to MSSIPVKENGGVSFPYPMLNPHNYTVWAIKTEAILDAQGVWEAVEPAEGAQVDAKKDKKARAYILQCVPEDILLQIATKKTAKKVWDSLKTRYLGSDRMKETEMIDEFAGKLSALSSKFSTLGATLEDFSLVKKLLDSVPDKFFPIVAGIEQFYDLESIPFEEAIGRLKAYEERTLRLRSNTNGTEGELLLTHAEWQMRQKGSNVDTSSGGKGRGSSSPSRGKWRGRGRGRGRGRGTQRQDSAGGTSGNNSGTRDKRHIKCFNCEKMGHYASECYNKRRDDEAHLTCATDEEPTLMMTVSHEESDTRRERQDTILLSEDRLLPEMYRGVKKEDKDV